The following proteins are encoded in a genomic region of Sulfurimonas sp. HSL3-7:
- a CDS encoding DUF2892 domain-containing protein — MNIMKIRAVCRPIRIVVGLALITTAVVTGNPWFYLGIAPLIAGMVNFCPLCIITKKCDI, encoded by the coding sequence ATGAATATTATGAAAATAAGAGCAGTCTGCCGTCCTATCCGTATCGTCGTCGGTCTGGCATTGATCACGACAGCCGTCGTAACAGGAAACCCGTGGTTCTATCTTGGTATCGCCCCTTTGATCGCGGGAATGGTCAACTTCTGTCCGCTTTGCATCATCACTAAAAAGTGTGACATCTAA